Proteins from one Xiphophorus hellerii strain 12219 chromosome 8, Xiphophorus_hellerii-4.1, whole genome shotgun sequence genomic window:
- the sptan1 gene encoding spectrin alpha chain, non-erythrocytic 1 isoform X4 has protein sequence MDTVGVKVLETAEDIQERRQQVLDRYRRFKDLSMVRRQKLEDSYRFQFFRRDADELEKWIQEKLQIASDENYKDPSNLQGKLQKHQAFEAEVQANAAAIIELDKTGNLMITEGHFASETIRSRLEELHRLWDLLLQKTKEKGMRLLQAQKLLQYLRECEDALDWISDKEAIVTSEELGQDLEHVELLQKKFEEFQTDLAAHEERVNEVNQLAGKLIQEAHPENELIVRKQEEVNAAWQRLKGLALQRQTRLFGSAEVQRFNRDVDETISWIKEKEQLMASDDFGRDLASVQALLRKQEGLERDLAALKDKVNTLGGDAERLQQTHPQNASQIHLKKDELITNWEQIQTLAAERHARLNDSYHLQRFTADFRDLTSWVTEMKALINADELANDVAGAEALLDRHQEHKGEIDAHEDSFRATDEAGQALLSAGHYASEEVKEKLGILAQEKESLLELWEVRRQQYEQCMDLQLFYRDTEQVDNWMSKQEAFLLNEDLGDSLDSVEALLKKHEDFEKSLSAQEEKITALDEFATKLIQNSHYAKEDVATRRDALLNRRNALHERAQARRAALEDSFHLQQFFRDSDELKSWINEKMKTATDESYKDPSNLQGKVQKHQAFEAELSANQSRIDALQKSGQELLDRKHYASAEVTARMEDVSAQWKKLLEATELKGIKLREANQQQQFNRNVEDIELWLYEVEGHLASDDYGKDLTSVQNLQKKHALLEADVAAHQDRIDGITIQARQFQEAGHFDADNIQKKQEALVVRYEALREPMAARKQKLSDSLRLQQLFRDVEDEETWIREKEPIASSTNRGKDLIGVQNLLKKHQALQAEITGHEPRIKAVTQKGETMVEEGHFAGEEVKAKLGELHGRWDTLKGKAGQRRQDLEDSLQAQQYFADANEAESWMREKEPIVGSPDYGKDEDSAEALLKKHEALMSDLTAYGSSIQALKEQAQSCRQQVAPTDDETGKELVLALYDYQEKSPREVTMKKGDILTLLNSTNKDWWKVEVNDRQGFVPAAYVKKLDPTQSSSRENLLDEHGSIAARQEQIENQLVTKEPCSVSVRMKQVEELYGTLLELGEKRKDMLEKSCKKFMLFREANELQQWIHEKESALTNEEVGSDLEQVEVLQKKFDDFQKDLKANESRLRDINKVASELESEGLMAEEAPMVQAQQQEQLGSAPGKDESDSKTASPWKELNNRWRSLQQLAEDRSNMLGSAHEVQRFHRDADETKEWIEEKNQALNTDNYGHDLASVQALQRKHEGFERDLAALGDKVKSLGETAERLIQSHPEAVDDIQEKCTELNTAWSSLVGRADQRKEKLGNSHDLQRFLSDFRDLMSWINGIRGLVSSEELAKDVTGAEALLERHQEHRTEIDARAGTFQAFEQFGQQLLARGHYASPDIQQKLKALDQERADLEKAWVQRRMMLDQCLELQLFNRDCEQAENWMAAREAFLASDDKGDSLDSVEALIKKHEDFDKAINVQEEKIAALQSFADQLIGADHYAKPEIYNRRNEVLDRWRRLKAQMIEKRSKLGESQTLQQFSRDVDEIEAWISEKLQTATDESYKDPTNIQLSKLLSKHQKHQAFEAELHANADRIKGVIDTGNALIQRGACAGSEDAVKARLNALDEQWQFLVNKSAEKSQKLKEANKQQNFNTGIKDFDFWLSEVEALLASEDYGKDLASVNNLLKKHQLLEADISAHEDRLKDLNGQADSLMASNAFDTSQVKDKRDAVNGRFAKIKSMAAGRRAKLNESHRLHQFFRDLDDEESWIKEKKLLVGSEDYGRDLTGVQNLRKKHKRLEAELAAHEPAIQSVLDTGKKLSDDNTIGQEEIQQRLAQFVDHWKELKDLSGARGKRLEESLEYQQFVANVEEEEAWINEKLNLVGSEDYGDTLAAVQGLLKKHEAFETDFTVHRDRVGDVCANGEELIKKNNHHVDNISAKMAALRGKVSELERAAAQRKAKLDENSAFLQFNWKADVVESWIGEKENSLKTDDYGRDLSSVQTLLTKQETFDAGLQAFQQEGITNITALKDQLLAAQHVQSKAIEARHAALIKRWNQLLSNSAARKKKLLEAQDHFRKVEDLFLTFAKKASAFNSWFENAEEDLTDPVRCNSLEEIRALREAHEAFRSSLSSAQTDFNQLAELDQQIKSYQVASNPYTWFTMEALEETWRNLQKIIKERELELQKEQRRQEENDKLRQEFAQHANAFHQWLQETRTYLLDGSCMVEESGTLESQLEATKRKHQEIRAMRSQLKKIEDLGAAMEEALILDNKYTEHSTVGLAQQWDQLDQLGMRMQHNLEQQIQARNTTGVTEEALKEFSMMFKHFDKEKSGRLNHQEFKSCLRSLGYDLPMVEEGEPDPEFEAILDTVDPNRDGNVSLQEYMAFMISRETENVKSSEEIESAFRALSAENKPYVTKEELYQNLTKEQADYCLSHMKPYLDSKGRELPSAFDFVEFTRSLFVN, from the exons ATGGACACGGTCGGAGTCAAAGTGCTGGAAACGGCCGAAGACATCCAGGAGCGCCGGCAGCAGGTTCTGGACCGGTACCGGCGCTTCAAGGATCTGTCCATGGTCCGGCGCCAGAAGCTGGAGGATTCGTACCGATTCCAGTTCTTCCGCCGGGACGCCGACGAGTTGGAGAAATGGATCCAGGAGAAGCTGCAGATCGCCTCTGACGAGAACTACAAGGACCCGTCCAACCTGCAG GGGAAGCTGCAGAAGCACCAGGCGTTTGAGGCCGAGGTCCAGGCCAACGCGGCGGCCATCATCGAACTGGACAAGACGGGGAACCTGATGATCACCGAGGGACACTTCGCCTCCGAGACCATCCGG AGCCGCCTGGAGGAACTGCACCGCCTCTGggacctgctgctgcagaagaCCAAGGAGAAGGGCATGCGGCTGCTGCAGGCCCAGAAACTGCTGCAGTACCTGCGGGAGTGTGAAGACGCTCTGGACTGGATCAGCGACAAg GAGGCCATCGTGACCTCTGAGGAGCTGGGTCAGGACCTGGAGCACGTGGAGCTCCTGCAGAAGAAGTTTGAGGAGTTCCAGACGGACCTTGCGGCTCATGAGGAGCGCGTGAACGAGGTGAACCAGCTGGCCGGGAAGCTGATCCAGGAGGCGCACCCGGAGAACGAGCTGATCGTTAGGAAGCAGGAGGAGGTGAACGCGGCCTGGCAGCGCCTGAAGGGCCTGGCTCTGCAGAGGCAGACCCGGCTGTTCGGCTCGGCCGAGGTGCAGCGCTTCAACAG AGATGTGGATGAGACCATCAGCTGGATCAAGGAGAAGGAGCAGCTGATGGCGTCCGATGACTTTGGGCGGGACTTGGCCAGCGTTCAGGCTCTGCTGAGGAAACAGGAGGGTCTGGAGCGAGACCTGGCGGCTCTGAAGGACAAG GTGAACACTCTGGGTGGGGACGCCGAGCGCCTGCAGCAGACCCATCCTCAGAACGCTTCCCAGATCCACCTGAAGAAAGATGAACTCATCACCAACTGGGAGCAGATCCAGACGCTGGCTGCTGAGCGCCACGCCCGCCTCAACGACTCCTACCA TCTGCAGCGTTTCACCGCTGACTTCAGGGATCTGACCAGCTGGGTGACGGAGATGAAGGCTCTGATTAATGCCGACGAGCTGGCCAACGACGTGGCCGGAGCCGAGGCTCTGCTGGACCGGCACCAGGAGCACAAG GGGGAAATCGATGCCCACGAGGACAGCTTCAGGGCCACAGATGAAGCTGGTCAGGCCCTGCTCAGTGCAGGACACTACGCCTCCGAGGAGGTCAAGGAGAAG ctggGGATCCTGGCCCAGGAGAAGGAGTCCCTCCTGGAGCTGTGGGAGGTCCGCCGGCAGCAGTACGAACAGTGCATGGACCTGCAACTGTTCTACAGGGACACGGAGCAGGTGGACAACTGGATGAGCAAGCAGGAG GCTTTCCTTCTGAACGAAGACCTGGGAGACTCCCTGGACAGCGTGGAAGCTCTGCTGAAGAAACACGAGGACTTTGAGAAGTCTCTCAGCGCTCAGGAGGAGAAAATCACG GCTCTGGATGAATTCGCCACCAAGCTGATCCAGAACAGCCACTATGCTAAGGAGGACGTGGCAACACGCAGAGACGCT CTCCTCAACCGCAGGAACGCCCTGCATGAGCGTGCTCAGGCCCGCCGGGCCGCCCTGGAGGACTCCTTCCACCTGCAGCAGTTCTTCAGGGACTCCGATGAGCTGAAGAGTTGGATCAACGAGAAAATGAAGACTGCTACAGATGAGTCCTACAAG GACCCGTCCAACCTGCAGGGGAAGGTGCAGAAACACCAGGCCTTCGAGGCCGagctgtcagccaatcagagccgcATCGACGCCCTGCAGAAGTCCGgccaggagctgctggacaggAAGCACTATGCCTCCGCTGAGGTCACCGCCCGCATGGAAGATGTTAGCGCGCAGTGGAAGAAGCTGCTGGAGGCCACAGAGCTCAAAG gTATCAAGCTGCGGGAGgccaaccagcagcagcagttcaaCAGGAACGTGGAGGACATTGAGCTCTGGCTCTATGAGGTGGAAGGCCACTTGGCCTCTGACGACTATGGGAAAGACCTGACGAGTGTCCAGAACCTGCAGAAGAAGCATGCCCTGCTGGAGGCCGACGTGGCAGCTCACCAG GATCGGATCGACGGAATCACCATCCAGGCTCGGCAGTTCCAGGAAGCCGGCCACTTTGACGCAGACAACATCCAGAAGAAGCAGGAGGCTCTGGTGGTTCGCTATGAAGCTCTACGGGAGCCGATGGCGGCTCGCAAGCAGAAGCTGTCTGACTCGCTGCGCCTGCAGCAGCTCTTCAGGGACGTAGAGGACGAGGAGACCTGGATCAGGGAGAAGGAGCCCATCGCCTCATCCACCAACAGAG GTAAAGACCTTATTGGAGTCCAGAACCTGCTGAAGAAGCACCAGGCTCTGCAGGCTGAGATCACAGGTCACGAGCCTCGGATCAAAGCCGTGACCCAGAAAGGAGAAACCATGGTGGAGGAAG GTCACTTTGCCGGGGAGGAGGTGAAGGCCAAGCTGGGGGAGTTGCACGGACGTTGGGACACCTTGAAGGGCAAGGCGGGGCAGAGGAGGCAGGACCTGGAGGACTCCCTGCAGGCCCAGCAGTACTTTGCCGACGCCAACGAGGCCGAGTCTTGGATGAGGGAGAAGGAGCCCATCGTCGGGAGCCCTGACTATGGGAAAGACGAGGATTCAGCTGAG GCACTGCTGAAGAAGCACGAGGCCCTGATGTCAGATCTGACGGCGTACGGCAGCAGCATCCAGGCTCTGAAGGAGCAGGCTCAGTCCTGCAGG CAACAAGTGGCTCCGACTGATGACGAGACTGGGAAGGAGCTGGTTCTGGCTCTGTACGACTATCAGGAGAAAAGCCCGCGCGAAGTGACTATGAAGAAGGGTGACATCCTGACCCTGCTCAACAGCACCAACAAG GACTGGTGGAAGGTGGAGGTGAACGACCGGCAGGGCTTTGTTCCGGCCGCCTATGTGAAGAAGTTGGACCCGACTCAGTCGTCTTCCAGGGAGAACTTGCTGGACGAGCATGGCAGCATCGCAGCTCGACAGGAACAGATCGAGAACCA GCTCGTCACCAAGGAGCCCTGCAGCGTGTCTGTGCGCATGAAGCAGGTGGAAGAGCT GTACGGCACGCTGCTGGAGCTGGGGGAGAAGAGGAAGGACATGCTGGAGAAGAGCTGCAAGAAGTTCATGTTGTTCCGCGAAGCCAACGAGCTCCAGCAGTGGATCCACGAGAAGGAGAGCGCCCTGACCAACGAGGAGGTCGGCTCCGACCTGGAGCAGGTCGAGGTTCTGCAGAAGAAGTTCGACGACTTCCAGAAG GACCTGAAGGCCAACGAGTCCCGGCTGAGGGACATCAACAAGGTGGCGTCGGAGCTGGAGTCTGAAGGCCTGATGGCGGAGGAGGCTCCCATGGTCCAGGCCCAG CAACAGGAGCAGCTGGGATCCGCTCCGGGAAAG GACGAGTCTGACTCCAAGACGGCTTCGCCCTGGAAG GAGCTGAACAACCGCTGGCGCTCGCTGCAGCAGCTGGCCGAGGACCGCAGCAACATGCTGGGCAGCGCCCACGAGGTGCAGCGCTTCCACAG GGACGCCGACGAAACCAAGGAGTGGATCGAGGAGAAGAACCAGGCGCTGAACACGGACAACTACGGCCACGACCTGGCCAGCGTCCAGGCGCTGCAGCGCAAACACGAAGGCTTCGAGAGAGACCTGGCGGCGCTGGGCGATAAG GTGAAGTCTCTGGGCGAGACGGCGGAGCGTCTGATCCAGTCGCACCCGGAGGCCGTGGACGACATCCAGGAGAAATGCACGGAGCTGAACACGGCGTGGAGCAGCCTGGTGGGCCGCGCCGACCAGCGCAAGGAGAAGCTGGGCAACTCCCACGACCTGCAGCGCTTCCTGTCCGACTTCAG GGATCTGATGTCGTGGATCAACGGGATCCGAGGCCTGGTGTCGTCCGAGGAGCTGGCTAAAGACGTGACGGGCGCCGAGGCGCTGCTGGAGCGCCACCAG GAGCACCGGACGGAGATCGACGCGCGGGCCGGGACCTTCCAGGCCTTCGAGCAGTTCGGCCAGCAGCTGCTGGCGCGCGGCCACTACGCCAGCCCCGACATCCAGCAGAAGCTGAAGGCTCTGGACCAGGAGCGCGCCGACCTGGAGAAGGCCTGGGTGCAGCGCCGCATGATGCTGGACCAGTGCCTGGAGCTGCAG CTCTTCAACCGGGACTGTGAGCAGGCCGAGAACTGGATGGCGGCGCGGGAAGCCTTCCTGGCCAGCGACGACAAGGGCGACTCGCTGGACAGCGTGGAGGCGCTCATCAAGAAGCACGAGGACTTCGACAAGGCCATCAACGTCCAG GAGGAGAAGATCGCCGCTCTGCAGTCCTTTGCTGACCAGCTGATCGGAGCCGATCATTACGCCAAGCCGGAGATCTACAACCGCCGCAACGAGGTTCTGGACAG GTGGCGCCGGCTGAAGGCCCAGATGATCGAGAAGCGCTCCAAGCTGGGCGAGTCCCAGACGCTGCAGCAGTTCAGCCGGGACGTGGACGAGATCGAGGCCTGGATCAGCGAGAAGCTGCAGACCGCCACCGACGAGTCCTACAAGGACCCCACCAACATCCAG CTGTCCAAGCTGCTG AGCAAACATCAGAAGCACCAGGCGTTTGAGGCGGAGCTGCACGCCAACGCCGACCGCATCAAAGGAGTCATCGACACGGGGAACGCCCTGATCCAGAGAGGAGCCTGCGCCGGCAGCGAGGACGCCGTCAAG GCGCGGCTCAACGCTCTGGACGAGCAGTGGCAGTTCCTCGTCAACAAATCAGCAGAGAAGAGTCAGAAGCTGAAGGAGGCCAACAAGCAGCAGAACTTCAACACCGGCATCAAGGACTTTGATTTCTGGTTGTCTGAG GTCGAAGCTCTTCTGGCCTCCGAGGATTACGGCAAAGACCTGGCTTCAGTCAACAACCTGCTGAAGAAACACCAGCTGCTGGAGGCCGACATCTCTGCTCACGAG GACCGTCTGAAGGACCTGAACGGCCAGGCCGACAGCCTGATGGCCAGCAACGCCTTCGACACCTCGCAGGTGAAGGACAAGCGCGACGCCGTCAACGGCCGCTTCGCCAAGATCAAGAGCATGGCCGCCGGCCGCCGCGCCAAGCTCAACGAGTCGCACCGCCTGCACCAGTTCTTCCGGGACCTGGATGACGAGGAGTCCTGGATCAA GGAGAAGAAGCTGTTGGTCGGATCGGAGGATTACGGACGTGATTTGACGGGAGTTCAGAACCTGAGGAAGAAGCATAAGAGGCTGGAAGCCGAGCTGGCGGCGCATGAGCCGGCTATCCAG TCTGTGCTGGACACCGGGAAGAAGCTGTCTGATGACAACACCATCGGTCAGGAGGAGATCCAGCAGAGGCTGGCCCAGTTCGTGGACCACTGGAAGGAGCTGAAGGATTTATCTGGAgccag AGGGAAGAGGCTGGAGGAGTCGCTGGAATACCAGCAGTTTGTGGCGAacgtggaggaggaggaagcttgGATCAATGAGAAGTTGAACCTGGTTGGAAGCGAAGACTACGGAGACACGCTGGCGGCGGTGCAG GGCCTGCTGAAGAAACACGAAGCGTTTGAGACGGACTTCACGGTCCACCGGGATCGGGTCGGCGACGTCTGCGCCAACGGAGAGGAGCTCATCAAGAAG AACAACCACCACGTGGACAACATCAGcgccaagatggccgccctgagAGGGAAGGTGTCGGAGCTGGAGCGGGCGGCGGCCCAGAGGAAGGCCAAGCTGGACGAGAACTCGGCGTTCCTGCAGTTCAACTGGAAGGCCGACGTGGTGGAGTCCTGGATCG GTGAGAAGGAGAACAGCCTGAAGACCGACGACTACGGCAGAGACCTGTCCTCGGTCCAGACACTGCTCACCAAGCAG GAGACGTTTGACGCCGGCCTGCAGGCCTTCCAGCAGGAAGGAATCACCAACATCACGGCGCTGAAGGACCAGCTGCTGGCCGCGCAGCACGTCCAGTCCAAGGCCATCGAGGCGCGGCACGCCGCCCTCATCAAGCGCTGGAACCAGCTGCTGTCCAACTCGGCGGCGCGGAAGAAGAAGCTGCTGGAGGCGCAGGACCATTTCCGCAAGGTGGAGGACCTCTTCCTGACCTTCGCCAAGAAGGCCTCGGCCTTCAACAGCTGGTTCGAGAACGCCGAGGAGGACCTGACCGACCCGGTCCGCTGCAACTCCCTGGAGGAGATCCGGGCGCTGCGCGAGGCCCACGAGGCGTTCCGCTCCTCGCTGAGCTCGGCCCAAACCGACTTCAACCAGCTGGCCGAGCTGGACCAGCAGATCAAGAGCTACCAGGTGGCGTCCAACCCCTACACCTGGTTCACCATGGAGGCCCTGGAGGAGACCTGGAGGAACCTGCAGAAGATCATCAAG GAGAGAGAGCTGGAGCTGCAGAAGGAGCAGAGGAGGCAGGAGGAGAACGACAAGCTGCGGCAGGAGTTCGCTCAACACGCCAACGCCTTCCACCAGTGGCTGCAGGAGACCAG GACGTATCTTCTGGACGG GTCCTGCATGGTGGAAGAGTCCGGAACCCTGGAGTCTCAGCTGGAGGCCACCAAG CGGAAGCACCAGGAGATCCGGGCGATGCGCAGCCAGCTGAAGAAGATCGAGGATCTGGGGGCGGCCATGGAGGAAGCTCTGATCCTGGACAACAAATACACGGAGCACAGCACCGTGGGGCTGGCCCAGCAGTGGGACCAACTGGACCAGCTGGGCATGAGGATGCAGCACAACCTGGAGCAGCAGATCCAGGCCCG AAACACGACCGGCGTGACGGAGGAGGCGCTGAAGGAGTTCAGCATGATGTTCAA GCACTTCGACAAGGAGAAGTCGGGCCGCCTGAACCACCAGGAGTTCAAGTCGTGTCTGCGCTCGCTGGGCTACGACCTTCCCATGGTGGAGGAAGGAGAACCCGACCCGGAGTTTGAGGCCATCCTGGACACGGTGGACCCCAACAG GGACGGGAACGTGTCGCTGCAGGAGTACATGGCCTTCATGATCAGCCGGGAGACGGAGAACGTCAAGTCGAGCGAGGAGATCGAGAGCGCCTTCCGGGCGCTGAGCGCCGAGAACAAACCCTACGTCACCAAGGAGGAGCTGTACCAG AACCTGACCAAGGAGCAGGCCGACTACTGCCTGTCGCACATGAAGCCGTACCTGGACAGCAAGGGCCGCGAGTTGCCGTCGGCGTTCGACTTCGTGGAGTTCACGCGCTCGCTGTTCGTCAACTGA